One genomic region from Populus nigra chromosome 8, ddPopNigr1.1, whole genome shotgun sequence encodes:
- the LOC133702062 gene encoding uncharacterized protein LOC133702062: MDWFSWLSKTGLEPSLVYEYGLAFAHNELEEEDIAYFNHEFLQSMGVSIAKHRLEILKLARKEKGSSSRAMARVLVAIKRTKRSLAKYVRTWVHREESALVLVPRPGYGTRWRGAMLKRNKKLMTAKQSRLLLTNGSFSNTPMISSAPALDSFSSPVICDLNKEEKLENDDEGYWTTGVEEFRWDAMFQNLKPT; this comes from the coding sequence ATGGATTGGTTCTCGTGGCTATCAAAAACTGGCCTCGAGCCTTCTCTTGTGTATGAATACGGCCTTGCCTTTGCTCACAATGAgcttgaagaagaagacatagcTTACTTTAACCATGAATTTCTTCAAAGCATGGGGGTTTCTATAGCCAAACACAGGCTCGAGATCCTCAAGCTTGCAAGAAAGGAGAAGGGATCGAGCTCACGTGCCATGGCAAGGGTTCTTGTTGCAATCAAGAGAACAAAGAGGTCTCTAGCTAAGTACGTAAGGACATGGGTTCACCGCGAGGAGTCGGCTCTTGTTCTTGTTCCAAGGCCTGGTTACGGTACCAGATGGAGAGGAGCCATGTTGAAGAGGAACAAGAAGTTGATGACGGCTAAACAAAGCAGGTTGTTGCTTACAAATGGTAGTTTTTCGAACACTCCCATGATTTCTTCTGCGCCAGCCCTTGATAGTTTTTCAAGTCCTGTGATTTGTGATCTCAACAAAGAGGAGAAGTTAGAGAACGATGACGAAGGGTATTGGACAACTGGTGTTGAAGAGTTCAGGTGGGATGCCATGTTCCAGAATTTGAAACCAacatga